Proteins encoded within one genomic window of Jiangella mangrovi:
- the dnaJ gene encoding molecular chaperone DnaJ: MPTTDYYEVLGVPKNASSEEIKKAYRRLARQLHPDVNPDPATQERFKEVVTAYEVLNDPRKREMYDLGGDPLSSGGGAGGNFGGAFSFTDIMDAFFGGSGARGPRSRVRRGQDALVQLKIELADAVFGATRELQVDTAVVCEVCHGEGTAKGTTRVTCPTCQGQGEVSQVQRSFLGQVMTTRPCPACQGFGTVNPNPCVECSGDGRVRTRRSLTIKIPAGVDNGTRIQLTGQGEVGPGGGPAGDLYVELAVTPHPVFSRNGDNLQCTLQLPMTAAALGTTVELETFDGPTTVEVRSGVQHGEVIKLAARGVPKLRGTGRGDLLIHVEVQTPTKLDARQEELLRELAGLRGEERVQGPGGASGHGNFFTRIRDAFKEGLN, translated from the coding sequence GTGCCCACCACCGACTACTACGAAGTTCTCGGCGTGCCGAAGAACGCCTCCAGCGAGGAGATCAAGAAGGCGTACCGCCGGCTGGCCAGGCAACTGCACCCCGACGTCAACCCCGATCCCGCCACGCAGGAGCGGTTCAAAGAGGTCGTGACGGCCTACGAGGTCCTCAACGACCCCCGCAAGCGCGAGATGTACGACCTCGGCGGCGACCCGCTCTCCAGCGGCGGCGGCGCGGGCGGCAACTTCGGCGGCGCGTTCTCGTTCACCGACATCATGGACGCGTTCTTCGGCGGTAGCGGCGCCCGCGGCCCGCGCAGCCGGGTCCGCCGCGGCCAGGACGCCCTGGTGCAGCTGAAGATCGAGCTGGCCGACGCCGTCTTCGGCGCGACCCGCGAGCTGCAGGTCGACACCGCCGTCGTGTGCGAGGTCTGCCACGGCGAGGGCACCGCCAAGGGCACCACCCGCGTCACCTGCCCCACCTGTCAGGGGCAGGGCGAGGTCAGCCAGGTGCAGCGCTCGTTCCTCGGCCAGGTCATGACGACGCGGCCGTGCCCGGCCTGCCAGGGCTTCGGCACCGTCAACCCGAACCCGTGCGTCGAGTGCTCCGGTGACGGCCGGGTCCGCACCCGCCGCTCGCTCACGATCAAGATCCCGGCGGGCGTCGACAACGGCACCCGCATCCAGCTGACCGGCCAGGGCGAGGTCGGCCCCGGCGGCGGCCCGGCCGGCGACCTCTACGTCGAGCTGGCGGTCACGCCGCACCCGGTGTTCAGCCGCAACGGCGACAACCTGCAGTGCACGCTGCAGCTGCCCATGACGGCGGCCGCGCTCGGCACGACGGTCGAGCTCGAGACGTTCGACGGGCCCACGACGGTCGAGGTGCGCTCCGGCGTCCAGCACGGCGAGGTCATCAAACTGGCCGCCCGTGGCGTCCCGAAGCTGCGCGGCACCGGCCGCGGCGACCTCCTCATCCACGTCGAGGTCCAGACGCCCACCAAGCTCGACGCCCGTCAGGAAGAGCTGCTGCGCGAGCTCGCCGGGCTGCGGGGCGAAGAGCGGGTGCAGGGCCCGGGCGGCGCCAGCGGCCACGGCAACTTCTTCACCCGCATCCGCGACGCCTTCAAGGAAGGCCTCAACTGA